From a region of the Candidatus Izemoplasmatales bacterium genome:
- the htpG gene encoding molecular chaperone HtpG — protein RTITITDNGMGMTYEELVNNLGTIAKSGTLEFLQSLKDKQAASADLIGQFGVGFYSAFMVSSKVVVESKSPYSEKAYRWISEGEDTFTIEECDKVSRGTEITLHLRKDEDEEKYSTYLDDWQLGHLVKKYSDYVKYPIRMDREKSVPKKDAEGKEIEGKFDTVVERETLNQMTPIWNKNKSELKDDELDQFYKTQYADYDAPAFTVWTDVEGAITYKSIVYVPAKAPYNLYSEKYEKGLQLYAKGVFVMDKCKELVPDYLRFVKGLVVSPDLSLNISREILQHDRQLKKIAQNLEKKILAEFEKALKNDREKYEKFWGEFGVNLKYGVYDQFGEKKDLLKDLILFSTANQEKRVTLREYVEKMPEGQKEIYFASAPNKNQVRVMPQMDILKKKGYDVLVLSDDVDEFMIQILHEYDKHEFKSINQGDLDLLDEQEKEAIKSKEDESRDLLAAIQDVLKDEVKEVKLSTRLSDSPVCLVSGEGLSFEMEKVISQMPGDKEMKADKILEINPNHPLFQAIGKVHAKGGDLLSDFAWILYDQALLIEGIAVKDPVGFAEKMVRLMIKAAE, from the coding sequence AGCGGACGATCACGATCACCGACAACGGCATGGGCATGACCTACGAGGAACTGGTGAACAACCTCGGCACGATCGCCAAGTCGGGCACGCTCGAGTTCCTCCAGAGCCTGAAGGACAAGCAGGCCGCCTCGGCCGACCTCATCGGCCAGTTCGGCGTCGGCTTCTACTCCGCCTTCATGGTCTCTTCGAAGGTGGTCGTCGAATCGAAGTCGCCCTATTCCGAGAAGGCCTACCGCTGGATCTCGGAGGGCGAGGACACGTTTACGATCGAGGAGTGCGACAAGGTCTCCCGCGGCACCGAGATCACGCTCCATCTCCGCAAGGACGAGGACGAGGAGAAGTATTCGACCTACCTCGACGACTGGCAGCTCGGCCACCTCGTCAAGAAGTACTCCGACTACGTCAAGTACCCGATCCGGATGGACCGCGAGAAGTCGGTCCCGAAGAAGGACGCCGAGGGCAAGGAGATCGAGGGCAAGTTCGACACCGTCGTCGAGCGCGAGACGCTGAACCAGATGACCCCCATCTGGAACAAGAACAAGTCCGAGCTCAAGGACGACGAGCTCGACCAGTTCTACAAGACCCAGTACGCCGACTACGACGCCCCCGCCTTCACGGTGTGGACCGACGTCGAGGGCGCGATCACCTACAAGTCGATCGTCTACGTGCCCGCCAAGGCGCCCTACAACCTCTATTCCGAGAAGTACGAGAAGGGCCTCCAGCTCTACGCCAAGGGCGTCTTCGTGATGGACAAGTGCAAGGAACTCGTCCCCGACTACCTGCGCTTCGTGAAGGGGCTCGTGGTCTCCCCCGACCTCTCCCTCAACATCTCGCGCGAGATCCTGCAGCACGACCGCCAGCTCAAGAAGATCGCCCAGAACCTCGAGAAGAAGATCCTCGCGGAGTTCGAGAAGGCGCTCAAGAACGACCGCGAGAAGTACGAGAAGTTCTGGGGTGAGTTCGGCGTCAACCTGAAGTACGGCGTCTACGACCAGTTCGGCGAGAAGAAGGACCTTCTCAAGGACCTGATCCTCTTTTCCACCGCGAACCAGGAAAAACGCGTCACCCTCAGGGAATACGTCGAGAAGATGCCCGAAGGCCAGAAGGAGATCTACTTCGCCTCCGCCCCGAACAAGAACCAGGTACGGGTCATGCCGCAGATGGACATCCTGAAGAAGAAGGGCTACGACGTCCTCGTCCTCTCCGACGACGTCGACGAATTCATGATCCAGATCCTGCACGAATACGACAAGCACGAGTTCAAGTCGATCAACCAGGGCGACCTCGACCTCCTCGACGAACAGGAGAAGGAAGCGATCAAGTCCAAGGAGGACGAATCCAGGGACCTCCTCGCCGCGATCCAGGACGTCCTCAAGGACGAGGTCAAGGAAGTCAAGCTCTCGACCCGCCTCTCCGACTCTCCCGTCTGCCTCGTCTCCGGCGAGGGCCTCTCCTTCGAAATGGAGAAGGTCATCAGCCAGATGCCAGGTGACAAGGAGATGAAGGCCGACAAGATCCTCGAGATCAACCCGAACCATCCCCTCTTTCAGGCGATCGGGAAGGTCCACGCGAAGGGTGGCGACCTCCTCTCCGACTTCGCCTGGATCCTCTACGACCAGGCGCTCCTGATCGAGGGCATCGCCGTCAAGGACCCCGTCGGCTTCGCCGAGAAGATGGTCCGCCTGATGATCAAGGCGGCCGAATAA
- a CDS encoding amidohydrolase, giving the protein MSDLYENARFFTGEGFAEAVLVEDGRFAFVGSGTEARTRHRGGAAVDLGGALVVPGFNDSHMHLYGMALMNERPGLQGVRSVSELQERLRAHLASPRFTGGFLLARGFDQNRFDVVRFPTRADLDAVDDRIPIVVTRVCGHVAVLNTPALKRSGIDASTRVDGGSIDFADGILAEKALDLVFSNRLPTTKAEVRRLLLAGMRLLNRDGITTVQTDDLSHAFPGDYERMIEVYRELAEEGLLTVRIRAQSHLPTLAMLADYIAKGYPNRRYGDFLKMGPLKLLLDGSLGARTAAMSAPYADDSGTSGILTYSDEELHELVATAHRAGMSVAMHAIGDRAMTQALDVYERVLGELPRPDHRHALIHCQITTDAILARMARLDVYAAVQPIFIDADMAVVEARVGAAKAVKSYAWKTMQDLGINVAFGTDAPVEDANPFENLRAAVRRTDRAGRLYRPDQKMPVADAIRAYTVASARQTRDERELGSIATGMRADFAVLPPDAFERIEGGGKLPAVRMTFVGGKRVF; this is encoded by the coding sequence ATGTCCGACCTCTACGAAAACGCCCGTTTCTTCACCGGCGAAGGGTTCGCCGAAGCCGTCCTCGTCGAGGACGGACGTTTCGCGTTCGTCGGCTCCGGAACCGAAGCGCGCACCCGTCACCGCGGGGGCGCGGCGGTCGACCTCGGCGGCGCCCTCGTCGTCCCCGGCTTCAACGACAGCCACATGCACCTCTACGGGATGGCACTGATGAACGAACGGCCGGGCCTTCAGGGCGTGCGATCGGTTTCGGAACTGCAGGAGCGCCTTCGCGCGCATCTCGCGTCGCCCCGCTTCACGGGCGGATTCCTGCTCGCCCGCGGCTTCGACCAGAACCGGTTCGACGTCGTCCGCTTTCCGACGCGGGCCGACCTGGACGCGGTCGACGACCGGATCCCGATCGTCGTCACGCGCGTCTGCGGCCACGTCGCCGTCCTCAACACTCCCGCCCTGAAACGATCGGGGATCGACGCATCGACGCGTGTCGACGGCGGTTCGATCGACTTCGCGGACGGGATCCTCGCGGAGAAGGCGCTCGACCTCGTCTTTTCGAACCGGCTTCCGACGACGAAGGCGGAGGTGCGGCGGCTTCTGCTTGCGGGGATGCGCCTTCTGAACCGCGACGGGATCACGACGGTCCAGACGGACGACCTTTCGCACGCCTTCCCGGGAGACTACGAACGCATGATCGAAGTCTACCGCGAACTGGCGGAGGAAGGCCTCCTCACGGTCCGGATCCGCGCGCAGAGCCATCTGCCGACGCTTGCGATGCTCGCGGACTACATCGCGAAGGGGTATCCGAACCGGCGCTACGGGGACTTCCTGAAGATGGGTCCGCTCAAGCTCCTGCTCGACGGGAGCCTCGGCGCCCGCACGGCGGCGATGTCCGCACCGTACGCCGACGATTCCGGGACGTCGGGCATCCTCACCTATTCCGACGAGGAGCTTCATGAACTCGTGGCGACGGCGCATCGCGCCGGCATGTCGGTCGCGATGCACGCGATCGGCGACCGGGCGATGACGCAGGCGCTCGACGTCTACGAACGGGTCCTCGGCGAACTGCCCCGTCCCGACCACCGGCATGCGCTGATCCATTGCCAGATCACGACCGACGCGATCCTCGCCCGGATGGCGCGCCTCGACGTGTACGCGGCCGTCCAGCCGATCTTCATCGACGCCGACATGGCCGTCGTCGAAGCCCGCGTCGGCGCCGCGAAGGCGGTGAAAAGCTACGCCTGGAAGACGATGCAAGACCTTGGGATCAACGTCGCCTTCGGCACCGACGCGCCCGTCGAGGACGCGAACCCCTTCGAGAACCTGCGCGCCGCCGTCCGCCGCACGGATCGGGCGGGCCGGCTTTACCGCCCGGACCAGAAGATGCCGGTCGCGGACGCGATCCGCGCCTATACCGTCGCATCCGCGCGCCAGACCCGGGACGAACGCGAACTGGGATCGATCGCGACGGGGATGCGGGCGGACTTCGCCGTGCTCCCGCCGGACGCGTTCGAACGGATCGAAGGCGGTGGGAAACTGCCGGCGGTCCGAATGACTTTCGTCGGAGGAAAACGCGTTTTCTGA
- a CDS encoding HAD hydrolase family protein — protein sequence MLHIGLRNIKTAAAIAACLLVNLVLVLIDKDFAATWFSPFFAGIAAAYSVQSDHDASFRQARIRSVGSVIGGFYGLAIVLLYEGFCAAPVTAAIGEGANLAVFYLVVTLAVVPLIQFTVVTKQTLATFVVVLTYLSVTVSTRNMGLPPFEFAVNRIGSTIIGSMLAFLIDSISFSRRRVNHDLLFVCGLDGAILNPQGQLDSFSKYKLKHLLREGVDVTIATTRTPASLFSLFQGIDFRMPLILMNGTVVYDARTKTYSEVKALLPAARDGIEAYLDSIGRECFAYAIVDDLLAIYHGGFANPAEKRFYDDRKFDFFKNHVKGRPAADAKVVFFILIDTEQTVRAIADHIRTQAFGGDVVMNVYPFDDVEGYWFLKINGISASKEQAVCHLVTSFGKQNVVAVGGKAFDVPMMQIADYAIALESADPEARAVADLVIPGNDPDQILRVIDRIRRMPSLDRLHRAAWRKHSHD from the coding sequence ATGCTTCACATCGGTCTCAGAAACATCAAGACGGCCGCGGCGATCGCCGCCTGCCTCCTGGTCAACCTCGTCCTCGTCCTCATCGACAAGGACTTCGCGGCGACGTGGTTCTCGCCGTTCTTCGCCGGCATCGCCGCCGCCTATTCGGTCCAAAGCGACCATGACGCGAGCTTCCGCCAGGCGCGGATCCGTTCCGTCGGTTCCGTCATCGGCGGCTTCTACGGCCTCGCGATCGTCCTCCTCTACGAGGGATTCTGCGCCGCACCCGTCACCGCCGCGATCGGCGAAGGCGCCAACCTCGCCGTGTTCTATCTCGTGGTCACCCTCGCCGTCGTCCCCCTGATCCAGTTCACCGTCGTGACCAAGCAGACGCTCGCCACGTTCGTCGTCGTCCTGACCTACCTCTCGGTCACCGTCAGCACCCGCAACATGGGACTTCCGCCGTTCGAGTTCGCCGTCAACCGCATCGGTTCGACGATCATCGGATCGATGCTCGCATTCCTGATCGACTCGATCTCCTTCTCCCGCCGCCGCGTCAACCACGACCTTCTGTTCGTCTGCGGCCTCGACGGCGCGATCCTGAACCCGCAGGGCCAGCTCGACTCGTTCTCGAAGTACAAGCTGAAGCATCTGCTCCGTGAAGGCGTCGACGTCACGATCGCGACCACGCGGACGCCTGCCTCGCTCTTCTCCCTGTTTCAGGGCATCGACTTCCGGATGCCGCTCATCCTCATGAACGGGACCGTCGTCTACGACGCCCGGACGAAGACCTATTCCGAAGTCAAGGCGCTTCTTCCCGCCGCGCGCGACGGCATCGAGGCCTACCTCGATTCGATCGGGCGCGAGTGCTTCGCCTACGCGATCGTCGACGACCTCCTCGCGATCTACCACGGCGGCTTCGCCAATCCCGCCGAGAAGCGGTTCTACGACGACCGCAAGTTCGATTTCTTCAAGAACCACGTGAAGGGGAGGCCGGCTGCCGACGCGAAGGTCGTGTTCTTCATCCTGATCGACACGGAACAGACCGTCCGCGCGATCGCCGACCACATCCGCACCCAGGCGTTCGGCGGCGACGTGGTGATGAACGTCTACCCCTTCGACGACGTCGAGGGATACTGGTTCCTCAAGATCAACGGCATCTCCGCCTCCAAGGAACAGGCGGTCTGCCACCTCGTCACCTCGTTCGGGAAACAGAACGTGGTCGCCGTCGGCGGAAAGGCCTTCGACGTCCCGATGATGCAGATCGCCGACTACGCGATCGCGCTCGAGAGCGCCGATCCCGAAGCCCGCGCGGTCGCCGACCTGGTGATTCCCGGAAACGACCCCGACCAGATCCTGCGCGTGATCGACCGCATCCGCCGGATGCCTTCCCTCGACCGCCTGCACCGGGCGGCGTGGCGGAAGCATTCCCACGATTGA
- a CDS encoding SGNH/GDSL hydrolase family protein: MEYRNIDIHNIGHIEHHDRGITWLRVPRHVYDALETDMGRSMARNAIGVELRFVIHSGQAKITLQSLSDPRFLTTLHTFYGGVQAGWDGHEMNSHIPVQPTEFVFSRPANVDVLRDVSKRAGSEWNPDVVRVILERGDIRILDVEGDVVPPAKRQLPSRTLLTYGSSITHGSNALSISYAWPSVVAHRLGMDLRNLGMAGSCRMEPEMVDYIAALGEAGAWDMAVLELGINVLDWDESLIRERVRRTLSEIAGRNPRKPIVVISPFFSGNDFHQGVEAARWRRLLPAIVAERNDPNVHYADGTDLLGDMSLLSADEVHPSIHGMQQIADRLFDHLENILRRPFREAE, translated from the coding sequence ATGGAATACAGGAACATCGACATCCACAACATCGGTCACATCGAACATCACGATCGGGGCATCACCTGGCTCAGGGTCCCCCGGCACGTCTACGACGCGCTGGAGACCGACATGGGTCGATCCATGGCCAGAAACGCCATCGGCGTCGAACTGCGGTTCGTCATCCATAGCGGGCAGGCGAAGATCACCCTTCAGTCGCTCTCCGACCCCCGGTTCCTGACCACCCTCCATACGTTCTACGGCGGCGTGCAGGCCGGATGGGACGGGCATGAGATGAACAGCCACATCCCCGTTCAGCCGACCGAGTTCGTCTTCTCCCGACCGGCCAACGTCGATGTCCTGCGGGACGTCTCGAAACGGGCGGGATCGGAGTGGAATCCCGATGTCGTCCGCGTGATCCTCGAACGGGGCGACATCCGCATCCTCGACGTCGAAGGCGACGTCGTTCCGCCGGCAAAGCGCCAGCTGCCGTCCCGAACCCTTTTGACGTACGGTTCCTCCATCACCCACGGATCCAACGCCCTGTCGATCTCCTACGCGTGGCCATCGGTCGTCGCCCACCGGCTCGGGATGGATCTGCGCAATCTCGGCATGGCGGGCAGCTGCCGCATGGAGCCGGAGATGGTCGACTACATCGCCGCTCTCGGAGAAGCCGGCGCATGGGATATGGCCGTCCTCGAACTCGGCATCAACGTGCTCGACTGGGACGAATCCCTGATCCGCGAACGGGTGCGGCGTACCCTGTCCGAAATCGCCGGGCGCAATCCTCGGAAGCCGATCGTGGTCATCTCGCCGTTTTTCTCCGGCAACGACTTCCATCAGGGAGTCGAAGCCGCCCGTTGGCGCCGCCTGTTGCCTGCGATCGTCGCCGAGCGCAATGACCCGAACGTGCACTACGCCGACGGAACGGACCTGCTCGGCGACATGTCGCTCCTCTCGGCGGACGAAGTCCATCCCTCCATCCATGGCATGCAGCAGATCGCCGATCGTCTCTTCGACCATCTCGAAAACATCCTTCGCCGACCTTTTCGGGAAGCGGAATGA
- the recU gene encoding Holliday junction resolvase RecU codes for MVNYPIKKATPQKTTVSVANRGMDLEEAINQTNEYYVANDVAHIYKKPIPIQVVKVDYERRSAARISEAYYKIPSTTDYNGIYRGRYIDFEAKETRTKTAFPLKNMHEHQVKHLESIRRHGGIGFIIVQFTLLGKVFLLDAEYVTAFWKRGEEGRRSIALEDFEKLGRQIPEGYVKRLDYLRVVDEYYFPKPAE; via the coding sequence ATGGTGAACTACCCGATCAAGAAGGCGACGCCGCAGAAGACGACCGTGTCGGTCGCCAACCGCGGTATGGACCTCGAGGAAGCGATCAACCAGACGAACGAATATTACGTCGCAAACGACGTCGCCCACATCTACAAGAAGCCGATCCCGATCCAGGTCGTCAAGGTGGACTACGAGCGCCGGAGCGCCGCCCGGATCTCCGAGGCGTACTACAAGATTCCCTCGACCACCGACTACAACGGCATCTACCGCGGCCGCTACATCGACTTCGAGGCAAAGGAGACACGGACCAAGACGGCGTTTCCGCTCAAGAACATGCACGAACACCAGGTGAAGCACCTCGAGAGCATCCGCCGCCACGGCGGCATCGGCTTCATCATCGTGCAGTTCACCCTCCTCGGAAAGGTCTTCCTGCTCGACGCCGAGTACGTCACGGCGTTCTGGAAGCGCGGCGAGGAAGGTCGCCGGTCGATCGCGCTCGAGGATTTCGAGAAACTGGGACGGCAGATCCCGGAAGGATACGTCAAGCGGCTCGACTACCTCAGGGTCGTGGATGAATACTACTTCCCGAAACCGGCCGAATGA
- a CDS encoding ribonuclease J, producing MSQIKFYALGGLGENGKNLYCVEVDRRIAVLDAGLKHPSGDLLGIDAIVPDISYLESRKKDIVGVFLSHAHDKAIGALPMLLRQIPAPVYGTSFTIAVVKDMLKENRLNPEDYAFHVVDRDQSIDFPSFSIQFHSTTHAVPESSGIAVSTSDGVIVYATDFTFDQNVGAFYQTDFAKLSKYGEQGVLALLCESSGALTVGHSTSDINLIRTIRDTLKVAAGRTVVAMYSTEIAHIQRVIDEALKIGKNISIIGRKAQRMVDIGETMGYIRIPKDRLVNLKYLDEENENDLPDVVFLVTGERHEPFYMLQRMTKGFDRLLHLNAKDTVLMLCPPIVGTEKIAAKTYDAIYRLGAKLVKVDKKVLPPSHASTEDIKLLYTLLKPKYVIPINGEYRYLQAQADLAVEYGFPAENVPVIDNGEVVTFEGGVLELKHDTVMNGSIMVDGSFDADVNDAVVKEREFLSQDGFLLIIANIDARERLMLNKPEIVSRGFMYMKDNEEVIKQIETIYQNITAKQFAAKYIDWRVYKESIRDQVADYLYKETKRKPVVIPLIIDTQSDKICKVL from the coding sequence ATGAGCCAGATCAAGTTCTATGCGCTGGGCGGTCTCGGGGAAAACGGCAAGAATCTCTATTGCGTCGAGGTGGACCGGCGGATCGCCGTCCTGGACGCGGGTCTCAAGCACCCGTCCGGCGACCTCCTCGGCATCGACGCGATCGTGCCGGACATCAGCTATCTGGAATCCCGCAAAAAAGACATCGTCGGCGTCTTTCTCTCCCACGCCCACGACAAGGCCATCGGCGCGCTGCCGATGCTGCTTAGGCAGATCCCGGCGCCCGTCTACGGAACCAGCTTCACGATCGCGGTCGTGAAGGACATGCTGAAGGAGAACAGGCTGAACCCCGAAGACTATGCGTTCCACGTCGTCGATCGCGACCAATCGATCGACTTTCCGTCGTTTTCGATCCAATTTCATTCCACCACGCACGCGGTGCCGGAATCTTCCGGGATCGCCGTTTCGACATCCGACGGCGTCATCGTGTACGCCACCGACTTCACCTTCGATCAGAACGTCGGCGCCTTCTACCAGACCGACTTCGCGAAGCTCTCGAAGTATGGCGAGCAGGGCGTCCTCGCCCTCCTCTGCGAATCCTCGGGTGCCCTCACCGTCGGCCACTCGACTTCCGACATCAATCTGATCCGGACGATCCGCGACACCCTCAAGGTCGCCGCGGGGCGGACCGTCGTGGCGATGTACTCGACCGAGATCGCCCACATCCAGCGCGTCATCGACGAGGCCTTGAAGATCGGCAAGAACATCTCGATCATCGGCCGCAAGGCGCAGCGGATGGTCGACATCGGCGAGACGATGGGCTACATCCGGATTCCCAAGGATCGCCTCGTCAATCTGAAGTACCTCGACGAAGAGAACGAGAACGACCTGCCCGACGTCGTCTTTCTCGTCACCGGCGAGCGCCACGAGCCGTTCTACATGCTGCAGCGGATGACGAAGGGGTTCGACCGACTGCTCCATCTGAACGCCAAGGACACCGTCCTGATGCTCTGTCCGCCGATCGTCGGCACCGAGAAGATCGCGGCGAAGACCTACGACGCGATCTACCGCCTCGGTGCGAAGCTCGTCAAGGTCGACAAGAAGGTCCTGCCGCCGTCGCACGCCTCGACGGAGGACATCAAGCTCCTCTACACCCTCCTCAAGCCGAAATATGTGATCCCGATCAACGGCGAATACCGCTATCTCCAGGCCCAGGCCGACCTTGCGGTCGAATACGGCTTTCCCGCCGAGAACGTCCCCGTCATCGACAACGGCGAGGTCGTCACCTTCGAGGGCGGCGTCCTCGAACTGAAGCACGACACCGTCATGAACGGCTCGATCATGGTCGACGGTTCGTTCGACGCCGACGTGAACGACGCCGTCGTCAAGGAACGCGAGTTCCTCTCGCAGGACGGTTTCCTCCTGATCATCGCCAACATCGACGCACGCGAACGTCTGATGCTGAACAAGCCGGAGATCGTTTCCCGCGGCTTCATGTACATGAAGGACAACGAAGAGGTCATCAAGCAGATCGAGACGATCTACCAGAACATCACCGCCAAGCAGTTCGCCGCCAAGTACATCGACTGGCGCGTGTACAAGGAATCGATCCGCGACCAGGTCGCCGACTATCTCTACAAGGAGACGAAGCGCAAGCCGGTCGTGATTCCCCTCATCATCGACACCCAGAGCGACAAGATCTGCAAGGTCCTCTGA
- the serS gene encoding serine--tRNA ligase, with protein MLDLNRIKESPEKIRELLARKGWDADFAPLLADLERRSTLLVSIESVKAEQNRLSASVPAVKKQGGDVQAIFARVKELSAQNAAAEAELKDLQATIDAFAAALPNTPDEDLLPGGKENNMPIRTYGEKPAFSFPVRNHVELCESIGLVDYARGAKISGSGTWIYTDLGARLEWALLNFFVSEHLADGYTMILPPHLLNEESGYTAGQFPKFKNDVFWLKGSDPEKFMLPTAETALVNLHRDEILAADDLPRKYFAYTPCYRQEAGSYRTEERGMIRGYQFNKVELVQYTTEENSDAAFAEMVGKAESLVKKLGLHFQTSKLAAGDCSHSMARTYDIEVWIPSMGIYKEVSSASNARDYQARRGKIRYRDQKTGKTRFCHTLNASGLATSRIFPAIVEQYQQADGSVRVPDVLVPFMGGITVLMPKTRK; from the coding sequence ATGCTCGATCTGAACCGCATCAAGGAAAGCCCCGAGAAGATCAGGGAACTGCTTGCCCGCAAGGGCTGGGACGCCGATTTCGCCCCGCTGCTTGCGGATCTCGAACGCCGCAGCACCCTTCTGGTCTCGATCGAATCCGTCAAGGCCGAACAGAACCGCCTTTCCGCCTCCGTCCCCGCCGTCAAGAAGCAGGGCGGCGACGTCCAGGCGATCTTCGCCCGCGTCAAGGAACTCTCCGCCCAGAACGCCGCGGCCGAAGCCGAACTGAAGGACCTGCAGGCGACGATCGACGCCTTCGCCGCCGCCCTGCCCAACACCCCCGACGAGGACCTGCTTCCCGGCGGAAAGGAAAACAACATGCCGATCCGCACCTACGGCGAGAAGCCGGCGTTTTCCTTCCCCGTCAGGAACCATGTCGAACTGTGCGAGTCGATCGGTCTCGTCGACTACGCCCGCGGCGCCAAGATCTCCGGCTCCGGCACGTGGATCTACACCGACCTCGGCGCGCGGCTCGAATGGGCGCTCCTCAACTTCTTCGTCTCCGAACATCTCGCCGACGGCTACACGATGATCCTGCCGCCGCACCTGTTGAACGAGGAGAGCGGCTATACCGCCGGCCAGTTCCCGAAGTTCAAGAACGACGTCTTCTGGCTCAAGGGCAGCGATCCCGAGAAGTTCATGCTGCCGACGGCGGAGACCGCGCTCGTCAACCTCCACCGTGACGAGATCCTCGCCGCGGACGATCTTCCGCGGAAGTATTTCGCATACACCCCGTGCTACCGCCAGGAGGCGGGTTCCTACCGCACGGAGGAGCGCGGGATGATCCGCGGCTACCAGTTCAACAAGGTCGAGCTCGTGCAGTACACGACCGAGGAGAACTCCGACGCCGCCTTCGCGGAGATGGTCGGGAAGGCCGAGAGCCTCGTCAAAAAACTCGGGCTCCATTTTCAGACGTCGAAGCTCGCCGCCGGCGACTGCAGCCACTCGATGGCGCGCACCTACGACATCGAGGTCTGGATCCCGTCGATGGGAATCTACAAGGAAGTGTCGTCCGCGTCCAACGCGCGCGATTACCAGGCCCGCCGCGGAAAGATCCGCTACCGTGATCAAAAGACCGGCAAGACCCGTTTCTGCCATACCCTGAACGCCTCCGGGCTCGCGACCTCGCGCATCTTCCCGGCGATCGTCGAGCAGTATCAGCAGGCGGATGGATCGGTCCGGGTTCCGGACGTGCTCGTCCCCTTCATGGGCGGGATCACGGTCCTGATGCCGAAAACCAGAAAGTAG